A region from the Branchiostoma lanceolatum isolate klBraLanc5 chromosome 2, klBraLanc5.hap2, whole genome shotgun sequence genome encodes:
- the LOC136428904 gene encoding caspase-2-like, with amino-acid sequence MAETSRYDLFLEITQNLEDTEIRELRTYISNKRLLPARGLQQMDPQQIFVKPEHAGKLKKGDLSLLVDLMTKINRDDFAKEAKRIAKQEGKAVPNKSDSSEEELPESPAKRLKLPQPPRQSAMDTSKSDVSIYFDKVVKRVSRNWDELAEKLGFTENDIENLRSDKPDQARRCKAMLRKWKNKYGTGATLQVLQDALISIEQGDTAQELEGGAGQSSVGPEEGASGGLTADDTKPRNQKTKKKGETEPKPDEDSEPLADEGDGKIDVKVEPCDEDFWETIMDEKDPYRMDRKPRGYALILNNTKFTTLPYRKGGAVDLSNMKALLEGLSFETCILEEKKAQEIKDEVRAFSQRAEHRQTDCCVVVLMSHGDAGVIFGTDDSPVQLEDIFSMFDNKNCPRLKGKPKLFFIQACRGGKVDKGDEPDSSAPDVTVNLKSEMRSLLHFSDDESDGPDVTPTRTDMLCGYATQLGYNSFRNRENGSWFIQDITKVFMKNAKDKSLVEMMTKVIDDVSKRTASCPGTTDHGAKEEAEFLYKLHKPLYFFPGL; translated from the exons atggcggaaacGTCACGTTACGATCTCTTTCTGGAGATCACACAAAACCTCGAGGATACAGAAATAAGGGAGCTTCGTACCTACATAAGCAACAAACGACTTTTGCCGGCTAGAGGCCTCCAGCAAATGGATCCGCAACAGATCTTTGTGAAACCGGAACACGCGGGAAAGTTGAAGAAAGGAGACCTGTCACTACTTGTCGACCTcatgacaaaaatcaacagGGACGATTTTGCAAAGGAGGCAAAGCGGATTGCTAAACAAGAGGGGAAAG CCGTGCCGAACAAATCTGATTCATCTGAAGAGGAGCTCCCAGAGTCACCAGCAAAACGGCTAAAGTTACCACAGCCGCCCCGTCAAAGTGCCATGGATACATCCAAGA GTGATGTGTCCATTTATTTCGACAAAGTCGTAAAAAGAGTCAGTCGCAACTGGGACGAGTTGGCAGAAAAGCTGGGGTTCACCGAAAACGATATAGAAAATTTAAGAAGTGACAAGCCTGACCAAGCTCGCAGGTGTAAAGCGATGCTCCGGAAGTGGAAGAACAAGTACGGGACAGGAGCTACCCTGCAGGTTCTACAGGATGCCCTCATCAGCATCGAGCAGGGAGACACTGCGCAGGAGTTAGAAG gAGGTGCTGGACAAAGCAGCGTAGGTCCTGAAGAAGGAGCAAGTGGAGGATTAACAGCAG ATGACACCAAACCACGTAAccagaaaacaaagaagaaggGGGAGACTGAACCTAAGCCTGATGAAGACTCAGAGCCCCTTGCTGACGAGGGCGATGGCAAAATCGACGTGAAAGTAGAACCCTGTGATGAAGACTTCTGGGAAACAATCATGGATGAG AAGGATCCGTACCGAATGGACCGCAAGCCGCGAGGGTACGCCTTGATCCTAAACAACACGAAGTTCACAACGCTGCCTTATCGAAAAGGTGGTGCCGTTGATCTGAGCAACATGAAAGCTTTGCTAGAGGGACTGTCTTTTGAAACATGCATCCTGGAAGAAAAGAAAGCTCAG GAGATAAAGGACGAAGTGCGAGCGTTTTCCCAGCGTGCGGAGCACCGACAGACGGACTGCTGCGTCGTGGTGCTGATGTCACACGGAGACGCTGGCGTCATCTTCGGAACCGACGACAGTCCCGTGCAGCTGGAGGACATCTTCTCCATGTTCGACAACAAGAACTGCCCTCGGCTGAAGGGGAAACCAAAGCTCTTCTTCATTCAAGCCTGCCGTGGGG gAAAGGTTGATAAAGGTGATGAACCGGACAGCTCGGCCCCCGACGTTACGGTTAACCTCAAAAGCGAGATGAGAAGCCTCCTGCACTTCTCGGATGATGAGAGCGATGGGCCTGACGTGACGCCCACCAGAACTGACATGCTCTGTGGCTACGCGACACAGTtag GATATAACTCCTTCCGGAACAGAGAGAATGGCAGTTGGTTCATCCAGGACATCACCAAGGTCTTCATGAAGAACGCCAAGGACAAGAGCCTGGTCGAGATGATGACAAAG